A window of Rhizobium acidisoli contains these coding sequences:
- a CDS encoding NADH-quinone oxidoreductase subunit E — translation MSVRRLAEDQFQPAAFAFSDENAVWADKTIQKYPAGRQQSAVIPLLMRAQEQDGWVTRAAIEKIADMLDMAYIRVLEVATFYTQFQLHPVGTRAHVQVCGTTPCMLRGSEALMSVCKSKIHAHAFERNAEGTLSWEEVECLGACVNAPMVMIGKDTYEDLTPARLEEIIDSFAAGNGASIKPGTQIDRIFSAPEGGPTSLTTEEPKARTRAKKADAESISAPVDAAPVPPSEAARPKSTDAETNAALKTPATAPKAAARNAKAAEQQPVSGTAPAEPAPVAAAKAEAAPAAKPAPTDKNRPAGIEKPAAPDDLKMISGVGPKIEATLNEIGIFTFSQVAGWKKAEREWVDGYLNFRGRIERDDWVKQAKALAKGGEAEYIKVFGKKPR, via the coding sequence ATGTCCGTTCGTCGATTAGCCGAAGATCAATTTCAGCCTGCCGCATTCGCTTTCAGCGATGAAAATGCGGTCTGGGCGGACAAGACGATCCAGAAATACCCCGCCGGCCGCCAGCAGTCGGCGGTCATTCCGCTGTTGATGCGGGCGCAGGAGCAGGACGGCTGGGTCACGCGCGCGGCGATCGAAAAGATCGCCGACATGCTCGATATGGCCTATATCCGGGTGCTCGAGGTCGCGACCTTCTATACGCAGTTCCAGCTGCATCCTGTCGGCACCCGCGCCCATGTCCAGGTCTGCGGCACGACGCCCTGCATGCTGCGCGGCTCGGAAGCGCTGATGTCGGTCTGCAAGAGCAAGATCCATGCTCATGCCTTCGAGCGCAATGCCGAGGGCACGCTGTCCTGGGAAGAGGTCGAATGTCTTGGCGCCTGCGTCAACGCCCCGATGGTGATGATCGGCAAGGACACCTATGAGGACCTGACGCCGGCGCGTCTCGAGGAGATCATCGATAGCTTTGCCGCCGGCAATGGCGCGAGCATCAAGCCCGGCACCCAGATCGACCGGATTTTCTCGGCGCCTGAAGGCGGCCCGACTTCGCTGACGACGGAAGAGCCGAAGGCAAGGACGCGGGCCAAGAAGGCCGATGCCGAAAGCATTTCGGCTCCGGTCGACGCCGCTCCGGTTCCGCCCTCAGAGGCTGCCCGCCCGAAGAGCACCGATGCCGAGACCAACGCTGCGCTGAAGACGCCGGCAACGGCGCCGAAGGCGGCTGCCAGGAATGCCAAGGCTGCCGAGCAGCAGCCAGTTTCCGGCACGGCACCTGCCGAACCGGCACCGGTGGCTGCCGCCAAGGCCGAAGCCGCCCCGGCGGCAAAGCCTGCGCCCACCGACAAGAACCGTCCGGCCGGCATCGAAAAGCCCGCCGCGCCGGATGACCTGAAGATGATCTCCGGCGTCGGCCCGAAGATCGAGGCGACGCTGAACGAAATCGGCATCTTCACCTTCTCGCAGGTCGCGGGCTGGAAGAAGGCCGAACGCGAATGGGTCGACGGCTACCTGAACTTCCGCGGCCGCATCGAGCGCGACGACTGGGTCAAGCAGGCCAAGGCGCTCGCCAAGGGCGGCGAAGCGGAATATATCAAGGTGTTCGGCAAGAAGCCGCGGTAA
- the nuoF gene encoding NADH-quinone oxidoreductase subunit NuoF produces the protein MLQDKDRIFTNIYGLKDKSLKGAMSRGHWDGTKQILEKGRDWIINEMKASGLRGRGGAGFPTGLKWSFMPKESDGRPHYLVVNADESEPGTCKDRDIMRHDPHTLIEGCVVASFAMGANAAYIYVRGEYIREREALQAAIDECYDYGLLGKNNKLGWDMDIFVHHGAGAYICGEETALLESLEGKKGQPRLKPPFPANMGLYGCPTTVNNVESIAVAPTILRRGAGWFSAIGRPNNVGTKLFMLSGHVNKPCTVEEEMGITFRELVDRHAGGIRGGWDNLLAVIPGGASCPIVPAKDIIDCPMDFDGLRGVGSSFGTAAAIVMDKSTDVIKAIARISAFFKHESCGQCTPCREGTGWMWRVMERMAKGNAQKREIDMLFQVTKQIEGHTICALGDAAAWPVQGLIRNFRPEIEKRIDQYTASALDHGAVLEAAE, from the coding sequence ATGTTACAAGATAAAGACCGCATCTTTACCAACATCTACGGCCTCAAGGACAAGTCCCTGAAGGGCGCGATGAGCCGCGGCCACTGGGACGGCACCAAGCAGATCCTCGAAAAGGGCCGCGACTGGATCATCAACGAGATGAAGGCCTCGGGCCTTCGCGGTCGCGGCGGCGCGGGCTTCCCCACCGGCCTCAAATGGTCCTTCATGCCGAAGGAAAGCGACGGCCGCCCGCATTACCTCGTCGTCAATGCCGACGAATCGGAGCCCGGCACCTGCAAGGACCGCGACATCATGCGCCACGATCCGCATACGCTGATCGAGGGCTGCGTCGTCGCCAGCTTCGCCATGGGCGCCAATGCCGCCTACATCTATGTGCGCGGCGAATATATCCGCGAGCGCGAAGCGCTGCAGGCGGCAATCGACGAATGTTATGATTACGGCCTGCTCGGCAAGAACAACAAGCTCGGCTGGGACATGGACATCTTCGTCCATCACGGCGCCGGCGCCTATATCTGCGGCGAGGAAACCGCGCTGCTCGAAAGCCTCGAGGGCAAGAAGGGCCAGCCGCGCCTGAAGCCGCCATTCCCGGCCAATATGGGCCTCTATGGTTGCCCGACGACTGTTAATAACGTCGAATCGATCGCCGTTGCCCCGACCATCCTGCGCCGCGGCGCCGGCTGGTTCTCGGCCATCGGCCGCCCGAACAATGTCGGCACCAAGCTGTTCATGCTCTCCGGCCACGTCAATAAGCCGTGCACGGTCGAAGAGGAAATGGGCATCACCTTCCGCGAACTGGTCGACCGCCATGCCGGCGGCATTCGCGGCGGCTGGGACAATCTGCTCGCCGTCATTCCGGGCGGCGCATCCTGCCCGATCGTGCCGGCCAAGGACATCATCGACTGCCCGATGGATTTCGACGGCCTGCGCGGCGTCGGCTCTTCCTTCGGCACGGCGGCTGCGATCGTCATGGACAAGTCCACCGACGTCATCAAGGCGATCGCCCGCATCTCCGCCTTCTTCAAGCATGAGAGCTGCGGCCAGTGCACGCCCTGCCGCGAAGGCACGGGCTGGATGTGGCGCGTGATGGAGCGCATGGCTAAGGGCAATGCCCAGAAGCGCGAAATCGACATGCTGTTCCAGGTGACCAAGCAGATCGAAGGCCACACCATCTGCGCGCTCGGCGATGCCGCCGCATGGCCGGTGCAGGGTCTGATCCGTAACTTCCGTCCCGAGATCGAAAAGCGCATCGACCAGTATACGGCAAGCGCGCTCGATCACGGCGCGGTTCTGGAGGCGGCTGAATAA
- a CDS encoding NADH-ubiquinone oxidoreductase, which yields MADNASKSGKKEDAADFAAGFGRLAAEMLENARAMPVHPLMAHPAAAFAAATAIGFGLSTQMAGAFFGAFQSALETTGKVAAALDDTPPDELAPDVEIRPENIRPAVKVVAKPAAAKRAGPKLTVVRPVSEPVPASQPKPAVKAKPVARAKKADDLKLIAGIGPKLEQVLNAKGIRSFAEVAAWSDEDIARLDAELGFNGRIGRDDWSGQAKVLAGRGRRKK from the coding sequence ATGGCGGACAACGCATCGAAGAGTGGAAAGAAGGAAGACGCCGCCGATTTCGCGGCCGGCTTCGGCCGTCTTGCCGCCGAGATGCTGGAAAATGCACGGGCAATGCCGGTGCATCCGCTGATGGCGCATCCGGCCGCTGCCTTTGCTGCTGCAACGGCGATCGGCTTCGGCCTCTCGACGCAGATGGCGGGCGCTTTCTTCGGCGCCTTCCAGAGCGCGCTGGAAACGACCGGCAAGGTCGCCGCCGCCCTCGATGATACGCCGCCGGACGAGCTCGCGCCCGACGTCGAGATCCGACCGGAGAATATTCGCCCTGCCGTCAAGGTTGTCGCCAAGCCGGCGGCCGCGAAGAGGGCAGGGCCGAAATTGACGGTTGTCAGGCCGGTCAGCGAACCGGTGCCGGCAAGCCAGCCGAAGCCGGCTGTGAAGGCAAAACCGGTCGCGCGGGCGAAAAAGGCCGACGATCTGAAGCTGATCGCCGGCATCGGCCCGAAGCTGGAGCAGGTGCTGAACGCCAAGGGCATTCGCAGTTTTGCCGAAGTCGCCGCCTGGAGCGATGAGGACATCGCCCGGCTCGACGCCGAGCTTGGCTTCAACGGCCGCATCGGGCGTGACGACTGGAGCGGCCAGGCGAAAGTTCTGGCCGGGCGGGGCCGTCGGAAAAAATGA
- the nuoG gene encoding NADH-quinone oxidoreductase subunit NuoG — MAKLKIDGNEIEVPDHYTLLQACEDAGAEVPRFCFHERLSVAGNCRMCLVEVKGGPPKPQASCAMSVRDIRGGPNGELPEVFTNTPMVKKAREGVMEFLLINHPLDCPICDQGGECDLQDQAMAFGIDTSRYQEDKRAVEDKYIGPLVKTVMNRCIHCTRCVRFTTEVAGISELGLIGRGEDAEITTYLEQAMTSELQGNVVDLCPVGALTSKPFAFTARPWELNKTESIDVMDAVGSAIRVDTRGREVMRVLPRVNEAINEEWISDKSRFIWDGLKTQRLDRPYVRRDGRLQPATWAEAFGAIKAAVGATSGDKIGAIAGDLASVEEMYALSELVKSLGSANLDCRQDGAALDPSLGRASYLFNPTISGIDQADALLIIGANPRFEAAILNARIRKRWRRGKFPIGVIGEPGELRYSYDYLGGGPDTLKDLVDGGHAFAEVLKNAAKPMIIIGQGALSRTDGAGVLASAAKLAGSVGAVVEGWNGFAVLHTAASRVGGLDLGFVPGAKGVNAAEMLTAMDVLFLLGADELDFTAKKAKLTVYIGSHGDNGAHHADVILPAAAYTEKSGTWVNTEGRVQMGNRAGFAPGDAREDWAIIRALSDVLGKKLPFDSLSELRVRLYAAFPHFAAIDEIAETDSAQIAAVAKKAGKMNKSGFASPVKDFYLTNPIARASAVMAECSALARNNFKVAAE, encoded by the coding sequence ATGGCAAAACTGAAGATTGACGGCAACGAGATCGAAGTTCCGGATCACTACACGCTGTTGCAGGCGTGCGAGGATGCCGGTGCCGAGGTTCCGCGCTTCTGCTTCCATGAGCGCCTGTCGGTTGCCGGCAATTGCCGCATGTGCCTTGTCGAGGTGAAGGGTGGCCCGCCGAAGCCGCAGGCTTCCTGCGCCATGAGCGTACGCGACATCCGCGGCGGCCCGAACGGCGAACTGCCCGAGGTCTTCACCAACACGCCGATGGTCAAGAAGGCCCGCGAAGGCGTGATGGAGTTCCTGCTGATCAACCATCCGCTCGATTGCCCGATCTGCGACCAGGGCGGCGAATGCGACCTGCAGGACCAGGCGATGGCCTTCGGCATCGACACCTCGCGTTATCAGGAAGACAAGCGCGCCGTCGAAGACAAGTATATCGGCCCGCTCGTCAAGACGGTGATGAACCGCTGCATCCACTGCACGCGCTGCGTCCGCTTCACCACCGAGGTCGCCGGCATTTCCGAGCTTGGCCTGATCGGCCGCGGCGAAGATGCCGAAATCACCACCTATCTCGAACAGGCGATGACCTCCGAGCTTCAGGGCAATGTCGTCGATCTCTGCCCGGTGGGTGCGCTGACTTCCAAGCCCTTCGCCTTCACCGCGCGCCCCTGGGAATTGAACAAGACCGAATCGATCGACGTCATGGATGCCGTCGGTTCGGCGATCCGCGTCGACACCCGCGGCCGCGAGGTCATGCGTGTCCTGCCGCGCGTCAACGAGGCGATCAACGAAGAGTGGATCTCCGACAAGAGCCGTTTCATCTGGGACGGCCTGAAGACCCAGCGTCTCGACCGGCCCTATGTCCGCCGCGACGGCCGCTTGCAGCCCGCCACCTGGGCCGAAGCCTTCGGCGCTATCAAGGCCGCCGTCGGCGCCACGTCGGGCGACAAGATCGGCGCGATCGCAGGCGACCTTGCCTCGGTCGAGGAAATGTATGCGCTTTCCGAACTGGTGAAATCGCTCGGATCCGCCAATCTCGACTGTCGCCAGGATGGGGCGGCACTCGATCCGTCGCTCGGCCGTGCAAGCTACCTCTTCAACCCGACCATTTCCGGCATCGACCAGGCCGACGCGCTGCTGATCATCGGCGCCAATCCGCGCTTCGAGGCAGCCATCCTCAACGCCCGCATCCGCAAGCGCTGGCGCCGCGGCAAGTTCCCGATCGGCGTCATCGGCGAGCCAGGCGAACTGCGCTACAGCTATGACTATCTCGGCGGTGGTCCCGACACGCTGAAGGATCTGGTCGACGGCGGCCACGCCTTCGCCGAGGTTCTGAAGAACGCCGCCAAGCCGATGATCATCATCGGCCAGGGCGCGCTGTCGCGCACCGACGGCGCCGGTGTTCTCGCCAGTGCCGCCAAGCTTGCCGGTTCGGTCGGCGCAGTCGTCGAAGGCTGGAACGGCTTTGCCGTCCTCCACACCGCCGCATCGCGCGTCGGCGGCCTCGACCTCGGCTTCGTGCCGGGTGCCAAGGGTGTCAACGCCGCCGAAATGCTGACGGCGATGGATGTGCTCTTCCTGCTCGGCGCCGACGAACTCGACTTCACCGCCAAGAAGGCCAAGCTCACCGTCTATATCGGTTCGCATGGCGACAACGGCGCCCATCATGCCGACGTCATCCTGCCGGCCGCAGCCTATACCGAAAAGTCCGGCACCTGGGTCAACACCGAAGGCCGCGTCCAGATGGGCAACCGCGCAGGCTTTGCGCCGGGCGACGCCCGCGAGGACTGGGCGATCATCCGTGCCCTTTCCGACGTGCTCGGCAAGAAGCTTCCGTTCGATTCGCTGAGCGAATTGCGCGTCCGGCTCTATGCCGCTTTCCCGCATTTCGCCGCCATCGACGAGATCGCCGAAACCGATAGCGCCCAAATTGCCGCAGTTGCGAAAAAAGCCGGCAAGATGAACAAGTCAGGGTTTGCGTCGCCGGTGAAAGACTTCTATTTGACGAACCCGATAGCGCGTGCCTCGGCAGTGATGGCGGAGTGCTCGGCATTGGCCCGCAACAACTTCAAAGTCGCGGCAGAGTAA
- the nuoH gene encoding NADH-quinone oxidoreductase subunit NuoH, which translates to MDSFFSTYVLPAIIMIGQSLLLLVCLLVFIAYVLLADRKIWAAVQLRRGPNVVGPFGLFQSFADLLKFVFKEPIIPAGANKAVFLLAPLVTVLLALSTWAVVPLADGWVIANINVGILYIFAISSLEVYGIIMGGWASNSKYPFLGALRSAAQMVSYEVSIGFVIVTVLLCVGSLNLTDIVNAQHTGLGTMLGLPASFLDWHWLSLFPMFIIFFISALAETNRPPFDLPEAESELVAGFMVEYGSSPYMMFMLGEYAAVCLMCSLTTILFLGGWLPPVDIWILNWVPGIIWFMLKACFVFFMFAMVKAFVPRYRYDQLMRLGWKVFLPLSLAMVIIVAFVLKLMGWA; encoded by the coding sequence ATGGATTCTTTCTTTTCGACCTATGTCTTGCCGGCGATCATCATGATCGGTCAGTCGCTGCTGCTTCTGGTCTGCCTGCTTGTCTTCATCGCCTATGTTCTGCTCGCCGACCGCAAGATCTGGGCGGCCGTGCAGTTGCGCCGCGGCCCGAATGTCGTCGGTCCCTTCGGCCTGTTCCAGTCTTTCGCCGACCTTCTGAAATTCGTCTTCAAGGAGCCGATCATTCCGGCCGGCGCCAACAAGGCGGTGTTCCTGCTTGCTCCGCTGGTGACGGTGCTTCTGGCGCTGTCGACCTGGGCGGTGGTGCCGCTTGCCGACGGCTGGGTGATCGCCAACATCAATGTCGGCATCCTTTACATCTTCGCGATCTCCTCTCTCGAGGTTTACGGCATCATCATGGGCGGCTGGGCTTCGAACTCGAAGTATCCGTTCCTCGGTGCGCTGCGCTCGGCGGCGCAGATGGTGTCCTATGAAGTCTCGATCGGCTTCGTCATCGTCACGGTGCTTCTCTGCGTCGGTTCGCTGAACCTGACCGATATCGTCAATGCGCAGCATACCGGCCTCGGCACCATGCTCGGCCTGCCGGCATCGTTCCTCGACTGGCACTGGCTGTCGCTTTTCCCGATGTTCATCATCTTCTTCATTTCGGCGCTCGCCGAAACGAACCGTCCGCCCTTTGACCTTCCGGAAGCAGAATCGGAACTCGTTGCCGGCTTCATGGTCGAATACGGCTCCTCGCCATACATGATGTTCATGCTCGGCGAATATGCGGCCGTCTGCCTGATGTGTTCGCTGACGACGATCCTCTTCCTCGGCGGCTGGCTGCCTCCGGTCGACATCTGGATCCTCAACTGGGTCCCGGGCATCATCTGGTTCATGCTGAAGGCCTGCTTCGTGTTCTTCATGTTCGCGATGGTCAAGGCTTTCGTCCCGCGCTACCGCTACGACCAGCTCATGCGCCTCGGCTGGAAGGTCTTCCTGCCGCTGTCGCTCGCCATGGTCATCATCGTTGCATTCGTGCTGAAGCTGATGGGATGGGCATGA
- the nuoI gene encoding NADH-quinone oxidoreductase subunit NuoI, translating into MGSLSSSISSLFLKEFFGAFFLSMRYFFRQKATINYPFEKGPVSPRFRGEHALRRYPNGEERCIACKLCEAICPAQAITIEAGPRRNDGTRRTVRYDIDMVKCIYCGFCQEACPVDAIVEGPNFEFATETREELYFDKARLLDNGDRWEREIARNIAIDSPYR; encoded by the coding sequence ATGGGAAGCTTGTCCAGCTCCATCAGCTCGCTGTTCCTCAAGGAATTCTTCGGCGCGTTCTTTCTGTCGATGCGCTATTTCTTCCGCCAGAAGGCGACGATCAACTATCCCTTCGAAAAGGGACCGGTTTCCCCGCGGTTCCGTGGTGAGCATGCGCTGCGCCGTTATCCGAACGGCGAGGAACGCTGCATCGCCTGCAAACTCTGCGAGGCGATCTGTCCTGCCCAGGCCATCACCATCGAGGCCGGCCCCCGCCGCAACGACGGCACCCGCCGCACGGTGCGCTACGACATCGACATGGTGAAGTGCATCTATTGCGGCTTCTGCCAGGAGGCCTGCCCGGTCGATGCGATCGTCGAGGGCCCGAATTTCGAATTTGCGACGGAAACCCGCGAAGAGCTCTATTTCGACAAGGCGCGCCTTCTCGACAACGGAGACCGTTGGGAGCGTGAAATCGCCCGTAACATTGCGATCGACTCGCCGTACCGCTGA
- a CDS encoding NADH-quinone oxidoreductase subunit J produces the protein MGLQALFFYLFAFVAVASAFMVIWAKNPVHSVLFLILVFFNAAGLFLLLGAEFLAMILLVVYVGAVAVLFLFVVMMLDIDFTELRAGVLEYAPIGGLIGIILAAELIVVIGGSVISPEIAKSVAMPIPALSERTNTAALGDVLYTNYVYFFEIAGLVLLVAMIGAIVLTLRHRTNIKRQNIPRQVARTPATAVEVVSVKPGQGV, from the coding sequence ATGGGTCTGCAGGCTCTATTTTTCTATCTTTTCGCCTTTGTCGCGGTGGCGTCGGCGTTCATGGTCATCTGGGCGAAGAACCCGGTCCACTCGGTTCTGTTCCTGATCCTGGTGTTCTTCAATGCGGCCGGCCTCTTCCTGCTGCTCGGTGCCGAATTCCTGGCGATGATCCTGCTCGTCGTCTATGTCGGCGCCGTCGCCGTGCTCTTCCTCTTCGTGGTGATGATGCTCGATATCGACTTCACCGAGCTCAGGGCAGGGGTTCTCGAATATGCGCCGATCGGCGGCTTGATCGGGATCATTCTCGCAGCCGAGCTGATCGTCGTCATCGGCGGCAGCGTCATCTCGCCCGAGATCGCCAAATCCGTCGCCATGCCGATCCCGGCGCTCAGCGAGCGCACGAATACGGCCGCTCTCGGCGACGTGCTCTACACCAACTACGTCTATTTCTTCGAGATCGCCGGTCTGGTGCTGCTGGTCGCGATGATCGGCGCGATCGTGCTGACGCTGCGGCACCGCACCAATATCAAGCGGCAGAATATCCCGAGGCAGGTTGCCCGCACGCCCGCCACCGCCGTCGAGGTGGTGTCGGTCAAGCCCGGGCAGGGCGTTTAA
- the nuoK gene encoding NADH-quinone oxidoreductase subunit NuoK yields the protein MVIGLSHYLTVSAILFTLGVFGIFLNRKNVIVILMSVELILLAVNINMVAFSSFLNDIVGQVFALFILTVAAAEAAIGLAILVVFYRNRGSIAVEDVNMMKG from the coding sequence ATGGTCATCGGACTTTCCCACTACCTGACGGTCAGCGCCATCCTCTTCACGCTCGGCGTCTTCGGCATCTTCCTGAACCGGAAGAACGTCATCGTCATCCTGATGTCGGTCGAACTGATCCTGCTCGCCGTCAACATCAACATGGTCGCCTTCTCCTCCTTCCTGAACGACATCGTCGGCCAGGTCTTCGCGCTGTTCATCCTGACGGTCGCGGCTGCCGAAGCGGCGATCGGTCTTGCAATTCTCGTTGTCTTCTACCGCAACCGCGGCTCGATCGCGGTCGAAGACGTCAATATGATGAAGGGCTGA
- the nuoL gene encoding NADH-quinone oxidoreductase subunit L: MFLYKAIVFLPLIGAIVAGLFGRAIGAKASEYVTSGLMIIAAILSWIVFFTVGMGHAEGGPIKVEVLRWIQSGGIDVSWSLRVDTLTSVMLIVVNTVSTLVHVYSIGYMHTDPHRPRFFAYLSLFTFAMLMLVTADNLAQMFFGWEGVGLASYLLIGFWFKKPSATAAAMKAFIVNRVGDFGFVLGIAGVFVLFGSINFDTIFANASNFAPHEGGGEASEVILNLFGMQLDKAHALTGVCLLLFMGAMGKSAQFLLHTWLPDAMEGPTPVSALIHAATMVTAGVFLVARMSPLFELSPDALVVVTVIGAITAFFAATVGLVQNDIKRVIAYSTCSQLGYMFVALGVGAYGAAIFHLFTHAFFKALLFLCAGSVIHSVDGEQDMRYMGGLYPHIKVTGILMIIGTLAITGVGIPFTPIGFAGFFSKDVIIEATYASHSPVAGFAFSLLVIAALFTSFYSWRLIFMTFFGKPRASHEVMHHVHESPQVMLVPLYLLAIGAVFAGVIFEGRFYGEEYAEFWKGALFTGAENELVEQFHHVPALVGLSPFIAMLLGFVTAWYMYIRSPQTPRTLARQHRVLYQFLLNKWYFDELYDFLFVRTAKALGRFLWKKGDVGVIDTYGPNGVAARVVAVTDRVVRLQTGYLYHYAFAMLIGIAALVTWMMLGSSF, encoded by the coding sequence ATGTTCCTCTATAAGGCTATCGTCTTTCTTCCCCTGATCGGTGCGATCGTCGCCGGCCTGTTCGGCCGCGCCATCGGCGCCAAGGCTTCGGAATATGTCACCAGCGGCCTGATGATCATCGCCGCCATCCTCTCCTGGATCGTGTTCTTCACCGTCGGCATGGGTCATGCCGAAGGCGGCCCGATCAAGGTCGAGGTGCTGCGCTGGATCCAGTCGGGCGGCATCGACGTCTCCTGGTCGCTGCGCGTGGATACGCTGACCTCCGTCATGCTGATCGTCGTCAACACGGTCTCGACGCTGGTTCACGTCTATTCGATCGGTTACATGCACACCGATCCGCATCGCCCGCGCTTCTTTGCCTATCTCTCGCTCTTCACCTTCGCCATGCTGATGCTGGTGACGGCCGACAATCTGGCGCAGATGTTCTTCGGCTGGGAAGGTGTCGGTCTCGCCTCCTATCTGCTGATCGGCTTCTGGTTCAAGAAACCGTCGGCAACGGCTGCGGCGATGAAGGCCTTCATCGTCAACCGCGTCGGCGACTTCGGCTTCGTGCTCGGCATTGCCGGCGTCTTCGTGCTGTTCGGTTCGATCAACTTCGACACGATCTTCGCCAATGCCTCGAACTTCGCCCCGCATGAAGGCGGCGGCGAGGCGAGTGAAGTCATCCTCAACCTCTTCGGCATGCAGCTCGACAAGGCGCATGCGCTGACCGGCGTCTGCCTGCTGCTGTTCATGGGCGCCATGGGCAAGTCGGCGCAGTTCCTGCTGCACACATGGCTGCCCGACGCCATGGAAGGCCCGACCCCGGTCTCGGCCCTCATCCATGCCGCCACCATGGTCACCGCCGGCGTCTTTCTCGTCGCCCGCATGTCGCCGCTCTTCGAACTGTCGCCGGATGCGCTCGTCGTCGTCACCGTGATCGGTGCGATCACCGCCTTCTTCGCGGCGACCGTCGGCCTGGTGCAGAACGACATCAAGCGCGTCATCGCCTATTCCACCTGCTCGCAGCTCGGCTACATGTTCGTGGCGCTCGGGGTAGGGGCCTATGGCGCGGCGATCTTCCATCTGTTCACGCACGCTTTCTTCAAGGCGCTGCTGTTCCTTTGCGCCGGCTCGGTCATCCATTCCGTCGATGGTGAGCAGGACATGCGCTACATGGGCGGCCTGTATCCGCATATCAAAGTTACCGGCATCCTGATGATCATCGGCACGCTGGCGATCACCGGCGTCGGCATTCCGTTTACGCCGATCGGTTTTGCCGGCTTCTTCTCCAAGGACGTGATCATCGAGGCGACCTATGCTTCGCATTCGCCGGTTGCAGGCTTTGCCTTCTCGCTGCTGGTCATCGCGGCTCTGTTTACGAGCTTCTATTCCTGGCGCCTGATCTTCATGACCTTCTTCGGCAAGCCGCGCGCTTCGCATGAGGTCATGCACCACGTCCATGAGTCGCCGCAGGTCATGCTGGTGCCGCTTTATCTCCTGGCGATCGGCGCCGTGTTTGCCGGCGTGATCTTCGAAGGCCGGTTCTATGGCGAGGAGTATGCCGAGTTCTGGAAGGGCGCGCTGTTTACTGGCGCCGAGAACGAACTCGTCGAACAGTTCCATCATGTGCCGGCGCTCGTGGGCCTGAGCCCCTTCATCGCCATGCTGCTCGGCTTCGTCACCGCCTGGTACATGTATATCCGTTCGCCGCAGACGCCGCGCACCCTCGCCAGGCAGCACCGTGTTCTCTACCAGTTCCTGCTGAACAAGTGGTACTTCGACGAACTCTATGACTTCCTCTTCGTCCGCACCGCCAAGGCGCTCGGCCGCTTCCTGTGGAAGAAGGGTGATGTCGGCGTCATCGACACTTACGGCCCGAACGGCGTGGCCGCCCGCGTCGTCGCCGTCACCGACCGCGTCGTCCGCCTGCAGACCGGTTACCTCTATCACTACGCCTTCGCCATGCTGATCGGCATTGCGGCGCTTGTTACCTGGATGATGCTCGGGAGTTCCTTCTGA